One genomic segment of Paenibacillus sp. FSL H8-0332 includes these proteins:
- a CDS encoding YafY family protein, protein MNKTDRMLAIVLELQRKGVVRAEDLASVFETSVRTIYRDIQALSEAGVPVVGATGQGYSLVKGYFLPPVSFTAEEAVTLLIGTDFVEQRFDTEYGKRASAAGRKIEAILPDDVKELAARLRQSILLLSTSKDKLQGQEKEYMEQIRRAILEQRKISFGYTKGRQEADGSHRSVRTASPYGLVLNRGAWTLVAWCGLRQEIRHFRLSRMSGLTVLDDRFQAPADFDLHEYQPEDDRHVRVRILVQPEIAGKAAESGNFYLEAVEDQADGRLMTFRVRQPEDLLQWVLGWGAGAVVLEPEALRKLVRAEAAGMMERY, encoded by the coding sequence ATGAACAAGACAGACCGCATGTTAGCCATCGTACTGGAGCTGCAGCGCAAAGGGGTCGTACGGGCAGAGGATCTGGCGTCCGTCTTCGAGACTAGCGTAAGAACCATCTACCGCGATATCCAAGCGCTTAGTGAAGCTGGAGTGCCGGTGGTAGGAGCTACAGGTCAGGGATATTCGCTGGTAAAAGGGTATTTTCTGCCCCCGGTCAGCTTCACGGCGGAGGAGGCAGTGACCCTGCTGATCGGAACGGATTTCGTGGAGCAGCGGTTCGATACGGAGTATGGTAAACGGGCCTCTGCAGCAGGCAGGAAGATTGAAGCGATTCTGCCGGATGATGTCAAGGAGCTTGCCGCCCGGCTCCGCCAGAGCATCCTGCTGCTGAGTACCAGTAAAGATAAGCTGCAAGGACAGGAGAAGGAGTACATGGAGCAGATCCGCCGCGCGATTCTGGAGCAGCGGAAGATCAGCTTCGGGTATACGAAGGGCAGACAGGAAGCTGACGGAAGTCACCGGAGTGTCCGAACGGCCTCGCCGTATGGACTAGTCCTGAACAGAGGCGCCTGGACCCTGGTCGCCTGGTGCGGACTGCGGCAGGAGATCCGTCATTTCCGGTTATCCAGAATGAGCGGGCTTACCGTTCTGGATGACAGGTTTCAGGCGCCTGCGGATTTCGATCTGCATGAGTACCAGCCGGAGGATGACCGCCATGTACGCGTGCGCATTTTGGTTCAGCCGGAGATCGCGGGCAAGGCGGCTGAATCGGGTAACTTTTATCTGGAGGCAGTGGAGGACCAGGCTGACGGCAGACTTATGACCTTTCGCGTGCGCCAGCCCGAGGACCTGCTGCAATGGGTGCTTGGCTGGGGAGCAGGGGCGGTTGTCCTGGAGCCGGAAGCCTTGCGGAAGCTTGTGCGGGCGGAAGCGGCGGGAATGATGGAACGCTACTGA
- a CDS encoding GNAT family N-acetyltransferase, translating into MYIRTLAPSDAESYRALRLQSLQQHPEAFLSSYESEVKLSTETTRIKLDSSDEHFTLGAFLDGEQRLAGMATLFRESRPKIQHKAHVYAVYVDPDARKHGVGSALMLELIARAKAARGLEQLTLTVTSNNVPAKRLYESLGFIRYGTEPKAMKLGSEYLDEDLMVLML; encoded by the coding sequence ATGTACATCAGAACACTGGCCCCCTCGGACGCCGAAAGCTACCGGGCGCTTCGCTTGCAATCGCTGCAGCAGCACCCTGAGGCTTTTCTAAGCTCCTATGAATCGGAAGTGAAATTGTCCACCGAGACGACCCGGATTAAGCTGGACTCCTCGGACGAACATTTCACCCTGGGTGCCTTCTTGGACGGGGAGCAGAGGCTGGCGGGAATGGCTACCTTGTTCCGGGAGAGCAGGCCCAAGATTCAGCACAAAGCTCATGTCTATGCAGTATATGTAGATCCGGATGCCCGTAAACATGGCGTGGGCAGCGCGCTGATGCTGGAGCTGATTGCCCGGGCGAAGGCCGCGCGGGGGCTGGAGCAGCTTACGCTGACCGTAACCTCCAATAACGTTCCGGCCAAAAGACTCTACGAATCCCTGGGATTCATCCGCTACGGCACAGAGCCGAAGGCGATGAAGCTTGGCAGCGAGTATCTGGACGAGGATCTGATGGTGCTGATGCTGTAA
- a CDS encoding amino acid permease, with protein MAQTELKRELANRHVQLIAIGGTIGTGLFLGSGKAIQQAGPSIMLTYLIVGIAVFFVMRALGELLLSKAGYQSFTDIAEDYLGPRAAYITGWTYWFCWIMTAMADVIAVGVYVQYWFDIPQWVPAVICLIILLGLNLLTVKSFGELEFWFALIKVVTILALIGLGIVLLVTQFKTDAGSVSVRNLWEHGGVFPNGVKGFLFSFQMVVFAYVGVELVGVSAAETANPEKNIPSAINKIPLRILFFYVGALFVLLCINPWTQLSAAESPFVRTFSLVGIPVAAGIINFVVLTSAASACNSGMFSTSRILYNLSRRNQASPQLGKLNRNHVPANSLFISTIVISAGALLSKLIPGQAFGIVTTISAICFIWVWGVVLVCHIKYKRNRPDLHATSKFKAPFTPVMNYAVLTLFAAILVIMLFADETRPALLFTPFWFILLFVLYSIRSRKEKSDQEISIINT; from the coding sequence ATGGCACAGACAGAATTAAAGCGGGAGCTGGCGAACCGGCATGTACAGCTTATCGCTATCGGAGGAACGATCGGCACAGGATTATTCTTGGGCTCAGGCAAGGCGATTCAGCAGGCCGGCCCTTCCATTATGCTCACGTATCTGATCGTGGGGATTGCCGTGTTTTTTGTGATGCGGGCGCTGGGGGAGCTGCTGCTCTCGAAGGCGGGGTATCAATCTTTTACAGACATTGCTGAGGATTACTTGGGGCCGCGCGCGGCGTACATTACGGGCTGGACCTATTGGTTCTGCTGGATTATGACGGCGATGGCCGATGTGATTGCGGTGGGCGTCTATGTGCAGTACTGGTTCGATATTCCGCAGTGGGTGCCGGCCGTGATCTGCCTGATCATTCTGCTTGGGCTCAATCTGCTCACGGTCAAAAGCTTCGGCGAACTCGAATTCTGGTTTGCTCTGATCAAGGTGGTTACGATTCTGGCTCTGATCGGCCTGGGGATTGTCCTGCTGGTGACCCAGTTCAAGACGGATGCAGGCTCAGTGTCGGTCCGCAATCTCTGGGAGCACGGGGGCGTGTTCCCGAACGGGGTGAAGGGCTTCTTATTTTCCTTCCAGATGGTGGTGTTCGCTTATGTCGGCGTGGAATTGGTGGGGGTATCGGCAGCGGAGACGGCTAATCCGGAGAAAAACATCCCGTCCGCGATCAACAAAATTCCGCTGCGGATTCTGTTCTTCTATGTAGGCGCGCTCTTCGTGCTGCTGTGCATTAACCCCTGGACCCAGCTTAGCGCGGCTGAAAGTCCGTTCGTGCGCACCTTCAGTCTGGTCGGGATTCCGGTTGCTGCGGGGATTATCAATTTCGTGGTCTTAACCTCGGCGGCCTCCGCCTGCAACAGCGGGATGTTCTCGACCAGCCGGATTCTCTACAATCTGAGCAGACGGAATCAGGCCTCCCCTCAGCTCGGCAAGCTGAACCGGAATCATGTACCTGCGAATTCCCTATTCATTTCTACTATAGTGATCTCTGCCGGGGCACTGCTCAGCAAGCTCATTCCGGGTCAGGCCTTCGGCATTGTGACTACGATCAGCGCCATTTGCTTCATCTGGGTCTGGGGTGTTGTGCTGGTCTGCCATATCAAGTACAAAAGGAACCGCCCGGACTTACATGCCACTTCCAAATTCAAAGCGCCATTCACCCCGGTGATGAACTATGCCGTCCTGACGCTGTTTGCTGCCATTCTTGTGATCATGCTCTTTGCCGATGAGACCCGTCCGGCGCTGCTGTTCACTCCGTTCTGGTTCATTCTGCTGTTCGTTCTGTACTCCATCAGAAGCCGTAAGGAGAAAAGTGATCAGGAAATCAGTATAATCAATACATAA
- a CDS encoding DUF1304 domain-containing protein: protein MMTVSLILVALVALEHVYILVLEMFLWTTPRAQKAFGTSPAFSRETKSLAANQGLYNGFLAAGLIWGLLHPSADFGYQLQLFFLICVAVAAIYGGLTSKRSILLMQGLPAFLALAATLIAHL, encoded by the coding sequence ATGATGACTGTAAGTTTAATTCTTGTTGCCTTAGTAGCACTAGAGCATGTGTACATACTAGTACTGGAGATGTTTCTGTGGACCACCCCGAGAGCACAGAAGGCATTCGGAACCTCCCCTGCCTTCTCCCGGGAGACGAAGTCGCTTGCTGCCAACCAGGGCTTGTATAACGGCTTCCTGGCAGCCGGTCTAATCTGGGGCCTGCTGCATCCGAGCGCTGACTTCGGATACCAGCTGCAATTGTTCTTCCTGATCTGCGTGGCGGTTGCGGCGATCTATGGCGGACTCACCTCCAAGAGATCCATTCTGCTGATGCAAGGACTCCCGGCCTTCCTGGCGCTGGCGGCCACACTGATCGCACATCTGTAA
- a CDS encoding DinB family protein — MNKNLIEALEQFEKTANHYLMELDTLSMEQLLRQPAEGEWSLGQMVQHLIQSALYMQLRNIDQCLAGNGEAAGNEAEMTPDGKAVFAGGSFPPVRVHVPPSPQYTPVQPESKEQLIQGLHTVMDRMRETLPKLAQASEHSTVPHPRFGPLTAAEWYLLIEMHYRHHLLQLDRLKDFIGSSVAQ; from the coding sequence ATGAATAAGAATCTTATAGAAGCCTTAGAGCAGTTTGAGAAGACTGCGAATCACTATCTTATGGAATTAGATACCTTAAGTATGGAGCAGCTGCTGCGGCAGCCTGCCGAGGGAGAGTGGTCTCTCGGGCAGATGGTCCAGCATTTGATACAATCGGCGCTGTACATGCAGCTTCGTAATATCGATCAGTGTCTGGCCGGGAACGGGGAAGCGGCGGGGAATGAAGCAGAGATGACCCCGGATGGTAAAGCGGTTTTTGCTGGGGGCAGCTTCCCGCCTGTACGCGTTCATGTTCCGCCGTCACCGCAGTATACGCCGGTGCAGCCGGAGAGCAAGGAGCAGTTGATCCAGGGTCTGCACACCGTGATGGACCGTATGCGGGAGACCCTGCCGAAGCTTGCGCAGGCATCTGAGCACAGTACCGTCCCTCATCCCCGATTCGGCCCCTTGACTGCAGCAGAATGGTATCTGCTGATCGAGATGCACTACCGCCACCACTTGCTGCAGCTGGACCGGTTGAAGGATTTCATAGGATCAAGCGTAGCGCAATAG